Part of the Falco cherrug isolate bFalChe1 chromosome 6, bFalChe1.pri, whole genome shotgun sequence genome is shown below.
CCTGTCCATGTAACCTTCCTGCCTCTTTGAAGAATTGCTGCTTCTCCCCGATAGGGAAATCTCTcctcttgagaaaaaaaaaaaaaaccaaaaaccaacactGAAAGGAGAATAGTACATTCTGAAAGAAGCaggattttacatttttccccagtgtCTCATCATTCTCTGTCAACTCAATGTTACATTGACTTTGCTGACAGCCCTTGAAGGGAATCCTTGTTTTCCAGGGGAATTCATATTGTATGTGCATTATTCCACTAGCACTAATTACTTGTGCTATGGGAATTCGTGTTTTGTGAATCTTTTGTGCCAGCCACGAAAGAGAGGGAATATTATTACCCTTTTGACCTGTGTCTGCATGTTGAAGAGACTGCATGCAAGTCAGCACACTTCTTATACAGCAGCCAAATGTTAATTTACACCATACATTGGACAAATCTATGCAATGGCATAGCTAGCCATAGTTTTATAaatggcagcagcactgtgagCTATTCAGCCAACATTAAAGGTTTGATCTGTAACTGGGTAATGAATTACCTTTGTCTTTGCTGGTAACTTGTTCACTTGATGCACCTTTCATTGGGGCTGTCATGTTTGAATGTTCTTCCTACCAACTACACAATGGGTTTTCTCCTTGCAGCTGTTACTTAGCATCTCTATTAATGTCATTAATTGGGGCTGTAGTCTCTGGCTGTTGTTGAGACTTGTTGGGATGATAGTCTTTCACTGATGAGAGTTCAAGAATAATTAAACTGAAGCTAGTCATCACTGAACTCATTCATCCAAGAAATCCTGCCATCCTGATGCAGAAACTCCTGTTAAGAGTATGAAATGCACATCACTGATTTTTCATCTAATTCAAGTAACTATTCAAAATCTGTCTAGTACATCCtcacttgggttttatttttgtgaatatCTTTAACCTCATTTATATGACCCCTAGTAGTATTTTGCTAGTACCTCTTTTTCATAGATATGTAGTCTACACACAAATAGACTGACTTTACATGTTTTTACAAATGGCTTACTTGTGTATTCACAGTGAATAATGGAAAGGATCTGTTGTCTTTTCATATGTACGCTTTCATGGTGACAGTATTCTAGGTGTGGCATATTGAAACATGGACTCTGAGTGCGGATCAAAGGCTctttattaaaatcaagcaAGCCTTTTATACATTTACAGCGGGCCAACGTATCAGCTCAGAACATGAGCaaataaaatccaaataaagctgaaaccaggacatatgTACTAACACTTAATGAGAACTGGACCTGGGAGAAGCACATAGTTTCAACTTTGAGCCATTTTCTCTCCTCAGAAATTATGAGAAACACAGTAGCTCTTTTACTCTATTGTAGACAGAGCAATTTAGCAACTCCCTTATCTACAAGGCCACAAGTTCTGCTAACAATTCCATATCTTAAACTTCTTGCTCCCATAGCTTCCTTCCAACGACCATAACTATGTCTTTTTCCCAAGGTTGGTTTTTGTTCACTGATGCTGTCGAGCTGGTGCGAGAAATGCccacatctcccccttccttatatataaaaaaggcTTGTATCAATGCTCTATCTGTTAGAGTTTGCACACATTTCAACACACGTGGAATACAGATcagaaaacatataaaaatgaataagCATCCTACACCTATTTGTAATGAGCTTTTTATCCATGCAGTTAAGTCTAATCTACCAAAAAGATTTCCGAAAATGTTAAAACCATCACTTTGTTCTAGTTTCTGTACTCCTTCTTGCAAGTTTTCAATACTTTTGTGAATAGATTCAGAATGATCAGACATATTCATACAACAAAGCCCATCAAAATCCTGACAACAATGACCTTGCGCTAACAATAAAAAATCTATTGTGGCTCTATTCTGCAGCGTAGCATGCCTTATTGAATCAACATCTAGCAATAGTCCACTCGGGGCCAATGAAGTTGTGTTAGTTTGTTTCGCAAGCCAGCAGCCAAGCTTATTCAAAATGTTTAGCACTTTCACTGTTCCTATTCCTGGAGCCAATATAGACGCTGCTATGATTTTACTAGAGCTCCAAAACTCTAGATTATTCTTACAATCAGTTTGAAAG
Proteins encoded:
- the LOC114016699 gene encoding uncharacterized protein LOC114016699 is translated as MDYCVYFNYMGKDDLKTIQWLDATIPAYRNASAWCNYTSPNISKSSNQSLKLPAGLFRICGDRAWPGIPSHAKGVPCSIGRLTLLTPNTSMIITHKLRRQERATHAFQTDCKNNLEFWSSSKIIAASILAPGIGTVKVLNILNKLGCWLAKQTNTTSLAPSGLLLDVDSIRHATLQNRATIDFLLLAQGHCCQDFDGLCCMNMSDHSESIHKSIENLQEGVQKLEQSDGFNIFGNLFGRLDLTAWIKSSLQIGVGCLFIFICFLICIPRVLKCVQTLTDRALIQAFFIYKEGGDVGISRTSSTASVNKNQPWEKDIVMVVGRKLWEQEV